Genomic window (Zingiber officinale cultivar Zhangliang chromosome 2B, Zo_v1.1, whole genome shotgun sequence):
TTGGTGGGACAGGCCTACGAACACTTGGGTTCTGGTCTAATTACTCTGGTTTTTCAGTTGTTGTTCCTGAAGTTCTCTATGGCAAATCGCTGAATGCGTCCACCAGTAACCAACTGCTCTACAATGCCATTTGGCCGGGTGAAACAACAACAAAGCCTCGAGGTTGGGTGTTCCCAAACAACGGAAAGCCGATACGGATTGGAGTTCCTTATCGTACAAGTTATAAGGAATTCATATCAAAAGACAGTAGCCCTGATGGTGTACAAGGATACTGCATTGATGTGTTTAAAGCTGCGATCAACTTGTTGCCCTATCCTGTTCCATATTCATTTATTCTGTTTGGAGATGGCATTAAAAATCCTAGCTACAATGATCTAGTGGAAAAGGTTTATGAAAATGTAAGTATCTTTACATATTGTTTATGTTTTCTTTCTGTGAATTACAAGTTTAGTTTAAAGATGATTTCATTTAACTTGCAGCTTTTGTTGCACTTTCTCTAATCATGTAACTTATCAATATGCTCTTTAGTACTTTGATGCAGCTGTTGGGGATATATCAATCGTGACGAATAGGACAAGAATTGTAGACTTTACACAGCCATATATAGAATCTGGCCTCGTCATTGTTGCACCAGTCAAAGAGAGATCTTCAAGTCCTTGGGCTTTCCTAAAACCTTTTTCAGTACAGATGTGGTGTGTGACAGgggctttctttctttttgtgggAGCCGTAGTATGGATTCTCGAGCATCGTTCAAATACCGAATTCCGTGGATCACCAAGACAACAACTTGTGACAATATTTTGGTCAGTGAATGCCATAATATTATTACTATGACTTGTTTAATATGATGCTCAAGTAAAACTATGTTTTGCAGGTTTAGTTTCTCCACAATGTTCTTTTCTCACAGTAAGTAAAAATATTATGTCTGATTCACTTAATGAAAATTTGCAGATACACTCTTGTGACATTTTGAACATGCATTTCTAATATCGCCTGTGTACTTCCAGGAGAGAACACTGTGAGCACCCTGGGTAGGTTTGTGCTGATCATTTGGCTTTTCGTGGTGTTGATAATAAATTCTAGCTACACTGCAAGCTTAACATCCATGCTCACAGTTCAGCAACTCTCTTCGGGTATCCATGGACTTGATAGTTTGATCTCTAGTTCAGATCCTATCGGATACCAGGTTGGGTCATTTGCGAAAAATTATATGATGGAAGAGCTTAATATTGCTGAATCCCGGCTAGTGTCCTTGAATAACCCAGAAGCCTATGAAAGGGCGCTTGAGCTTGGCCCGAAAAATGGAGGTGTTGCTGCGATAGTTGATGAGTTTGCCTACGTTGAGCTCTTCATGTCCACCAATTGCAAATATAGGCCAGTAGGCCAGGAGTTCACAAAAAATGGATGGGGTTTTGTAAGTGTTGAGATGTTCCATTTCTACACTTCTATCATGATTTCCCTAACAGCATGAAGTCTTTTGTGTTAATGGCAATCATCATTTCTGCTCAACAGGCCTTTCCAAGAGATTCACCGCTTGCAATTGATTTATCCACAGCGATCTTGGAACTCTCAGAAAATGGTGATCTCCAGAGGATCCATGACAAATGGTTACAACACACAGGGTGTAGCTCACAAGAAAGTGAGATCGATGCCAACCGGCTCAGCCTCCGGAGCTTCTGGGGCCTTTTTCTCATTTGTGGCATTGCATGTTTGGTGGCTCTCATTGTGTTCTTCATGAGAATATGTTGCCAATATAGCAGGTATAGTAGCCAAGACGAAGATGCAAAGCTCGAACCCGAACGCAGCTTGCCAACACGATTAACTAGCATCAAGGGTTTGATTTCCTTTGtagataagaaggaagaagaagtaaagAATTCTATCAAGCAAAAATTGAGCCATATGCAGCGACAGAGTGGTCACATTTTCAATGGACAGTCCACGTCACCCGCATAGGGAGAATGTTAccagaaatttttggatgatcCAGTTTGTGCTCCGCGGATGGTCACCGAAACAAGTGCACACCGTAAGGGGGATGCCGACGAATCTCCTTAGACAAAGGCTTGAATAGTAAAGATATATAATATAGAGGGGTTAGGCCCCCAAGTGATTTTTGTGCCATGGTAGTGAAAAATATAGAAGACAAGTGCTTAGTCGTTTGGAGAACCAAATGAATGTGATTGTTGGGGAAGCTTTCTTGATTACATAATATTTCTTCCTTGAGAAAATGTTACAGAATTTTGATATACAGAATTCTGAGATTGAAGAAACATTCTTGATTTTGTAACAAAATGTCTTTGAAACTATTGGGAGTGCCATTGAATTTCTCAAATACGGTTAAGTTGTTGAATTTCTTGTTGAAAATTGGACcaacaaacaagtaaataaattacttgtcttacactaacaataacaacactacaacaccctttttgtggatcactcacaattctaagacaaagaagaaaaacaaacgcACAAATTGATACTTGATTGATGAATGAAACTAAATATAAGGTAGAGTATTTATAGTATTCTTTatacaatctggaccgttcaattaaattaaatcctagccattgaaattctaattcttatccatgaaatgagaaaaacactcttgaccacatatttaattttatcttttaccaagtcgtcatctttatctattagaaaaataaataattaaatagcaaatcttatctataactcttatctttcattggataagttttatcctttatttgggttggagttgatatttaacactccccctcaacacCAACCCTTTGTGCTATGCCGAGTTGATCATGAAACCTTTTGAATTTGCTGGCGCTCAAGCCTTTTGTGAACAAATCTGCAACTTGATCATCTGTACTGATTTGTCTCATCTCAATTTCTTCTTGGATAACTTTTTCTCTGATAAAATGATAGTGCACTTCAACATGTTTAGTTCTTGCATGAAAGATCGGATTTTCTGCCAAACGAATTGTCGATTGATTGTCACAATATATTGGAACTGCATAATCAACTGGTTGATGTAGGTTATTTAATAGTTGAATCAACCATGTGCTTTCTTGAGCTGCCATTGTTGCTGCTCGATACTCAGCTTCAGTGTTTGATAATGATACAGTTGGTTGTCTCTTGCTGCACCAAGAAATTGCTCCAGAACCAAGCTTAAATAAGTAACCAGTTGTTGACCTTCTGGTGTCATGATCTCCTGCATAGTCAGCATCACAGTAACCAACTAACTTACAGTCTCCAATTCTTTTATATATACACAAGACCATAATCAATTGTGCTCTTCACATATCTAAGTATTCGTCGAACTGCTTCCAAATGAGGCTTCATTGGATTTTGCATGTACCGACTTATTACTGCATAAGAAATATCAGGTCGAGTTAAGGTTAAGTAGATGAGACTGCCTACCAATTTTTGATACATAGTTGTATCTTCTAAGCTTTTTCCTTCATGTGCACACATTCTGAAATTTGATTCCATAGGTGTTGAGATTGGTTTGCAGTCGAGCATTCCGaactttttcaacaagtctttgGAGTACTTTTGTTGACAAAGGAATATTCCTTTTTGTGTGCGGTCAATCTCTAAACCAAGAAAATACTTGAGTTGTCCAAGTTCTTTCATTTGAAATTGGACTGATAAATTCTCTTTTGTCTGAAGAATTTCTGATCCATCATCACCGGTGATGACtaaatcatcaacatatacaagcaCGATAACTAGTTTTCCTTCATTTGATTTGACAAATAGGCTAGAATCTGCAGATGTTACTAAATAACCACTCTGAGTTAAAAATTCAGCAATCTTACCATACCATGCCCTATGtgcttgtttcaatccatagagcgCTTTCCGCAGTTTACACACATATTCAGGATGATGTTGGTTCTGAAAACCTATTGGTTGGATCATATGAATTTCTCGATCCAATTCTCCATGAAGAAAAGcatttttcacatccatttgccacAGATTCCAATCTTTGTTGGTTGCAAGTGCAAGTAGAACTCGTACAGTTGTAAGTTTCGCCACCGGACTAaacgtttcatcatagtctagtccGTACTGTTGAGAGAAGCCACGAGCTACCAATCGTGCCTTATACCTTTCAATTGACCCATCTGGACGACGCTTTATTTTGTAAACCCATTTGCACGAAATGGATTTCACATCTCTTGGTTTTGGTATGAGATCCCAAGTCTGATTTTGTTGCAGTGCATCAATCTCTTGTTTCATGGCTGTCATCCACTCAGAACTTTGTGATGCTTTTTCAAACGTCTCAGGCTCTACTGCTTCTTCAACTATGGCTGCATTTGCATATTTTGGATTTGGCCTTCGTGTTCTTGTTGACCTTCGGAGTTGAGATTGTGGAGTTAATTCTTCCACTTCATTAggcctttcttcttcatttggaTGTTGATATATGCCGGTTTGCCAAGGACTCTGAGCCACTCTTTGCTCTGCATCATTATCATTTGGACCTCCTGATTCATCTGAACCTGATTGAAGTTGAACTATATGCTCCCTCATCTTTTGTTGTACTTTATCTTCAAGGTCTTTAGATTCTGGCAAGACCTCCTTCTCTGTGGTCCACCAAGAAGATGCTTCATCGAACACTACATTTCGTGAAGTGTAACATCTTTCGCTTGTTGGATCGCAACATTTCCACCCCTTTCTCTGGCTATCGTATCCCACAAAGATGCATCTAATAGCTTTCTTGTCAAACTTGCTTCGTAAGTGATCAGGAACAAATACATAACATACACATCCAAATACTCGAAAGTAGCTAACTGTAGGTTTTTTGTTCCATAACTTCT
Coding sequences:
- the LOC122048032 gene encoding glutamate receptor 3.4-like; protein product: MGSSSLLALWFCVAVTSAMTASDNSTNSTTRPSEISIGALFTFNSYIGRAARLAIELAVDDVNRNSSVLAWTKLKLLAQDTNCSGFLGTIEALQLMEKKVVAIIGPQSSGIAHVISHAVNELHVPLLTFAATDPTLSSLQYPYLIRTTQSDYFQMNGIADLISNYGWREAIAIFVDDDYGRGGITALDDALATKRSKISYKAAFPPHADATMIKDVLVQVNLMESRVYVVHVNPDSGLTVFSLAKSLGMMGSGYVWIASDWLASVLDSTYPQNFDTMNLIQGVIVFRQHTADSDLKRAFVTRWSQMVRSGNASSSLNTYALYAYDSVWLLAHAIDQFLREGETFSFSDDPRLHDANGSSLHLTSLKYFDGGEQLLKKLLLTNFTGVTGQVQFDSEGNLIHPAYEILNIGGTGLRTLGFWSNYSGFSVVVPEVLYGKSLNASTSNQLLYNAIWPGETTTKPRGWVFPNNGKPIRIGVPYRTSYKEFISKDSSPDGVQGYCIDVFKAAINLLPYPVPYSFILFGDGIKNPSYNDLVEKVYENYFDAAVGDISIVTNRTRIVDFTQPYIESGLVIVAPVKERSSSPWAFLKPFSVQMWCVTGAFFLFVGAVVWILEHRSNTEFRGSPRQQLVTIFWFSFSTMFFSHRENTVSTLGRFVLIIWLFVVLIINSSYTASLTSMLTVQQLSSGIHGLDSLISSSDPIGYQVGSFAKNYMMEELNIAESRLVSLNNPEAYERALELGPKNGGVAAIVDEFAYVELFMSTNCKYRPVGQEFTKNGWGFAFPRDSPLAIDLSTAILELSENGDLQRIHDKWLQHTGCSSQESEIDANRLSLRSFWGLFLICGIACLVALIVFFMRICCQYSRYSSQDEDAKLEPERSLPTRLTSIKGLISFVDKKEEEVKNSIKQKLSHMQRQSGHIFNGQSTSPA